The Brienomyrus brachyistius isolate T26 chromosome 7, BBRACH_0.4, whole genome shotgun sequence DNA segment GCCTCTGCCTGGAGGGATGCAGCCACTCTTATACGACGCAGAACTCATgcattttctgaggcagcagaaaCAGAATCAATATAGCAGCATGCAGTCCTGagcccagagagagagagagagagaaagagagagagggaggcagtTAAGCAGACAAGAAATGATAGAAAGTAAGAGGGAAGGAGGGAACTTTAAGGGTGCTTTAAGTCGGTTTGCAGGAAGTAACCTGAGACCTTCTGTCCGATGCAGGAAATCACCAGAACAGCAAAAGGACCCAAGGTCATTCAAAGAAAAGTATCCATGATCCCTCCTGGAATATTTATATAAGGttttcctgctttcaggaggaGAGTGAATTCTGCAATGCAGAAAACCGGAGACAGCAGTAAGGCGCTCTCACACACAAAATTCTACAATGCTGCCCCAAGTGGGCTTAGTAGGTCACTGCACATCCATATCTCCTTACCAATGATCAGCAACTGCATATACCTTCAGGGTGCTGTAAGGAATAAGGGTGTGGTCACCTTGTGTAGAGGGCTACATACACATGCTCAGATGGTGCAAAAGTAAGCAGAACACAGGACGAGACCCATGTAATGAAGAGGACAGCCCTCATTTGGAGACCATCTTCCCCACATAGAATATAAACCGACACAGAATAACATGATAACACACAAACTCCTCAAGATGTGCGACAGAACTGAGACAGATTTATTTATTGTAAAGTACAACTAAAGCAGGCGGGCACTGGTATATACCCCCTTTACAGTATGCTGATCAGGATATTTCAGAAAACATACCACAAAAGTTACAGAATTTAAAACCACTTAAGGCAATTTACTCATCATATGCCATCAAATACAGGGACAGGACCCCCTCCGACATCCAATCATAGATGGGGACACGACCCCTCCGACATCCAATCATAGATGGGGACACGGCCCCCTCCGACATCCAATCATAGATGGGGACACGAACCCCTCGGATATCCATTCATAGATGGGGACAGGACCCCCTCCGACATCCATTCATAGACAGGGACACGACCCCCTCGGATATCCAATCATAGATGGGGACACGACCCCGTCCGACATCCAATCATAGATGGGGACATAACCCCCTCGGATATCCAATCATAGACGGGGACACGACCCCCTCGGATATCCAATCATAGACGGGGACACGACCGCCTCGGATATCCAGTCATAGACGGGGACACAGGACCCCTTGTAAACAAGATTTTGGATGGGCACGGGATCTCATCAGATACCCAATTGGGGATGGGAATAGGATCCTGTCGAATACCTGACCATGGACAGGGAAGTGACCCTATCAGATACACACCTGATCCTGGATGGGGACAGGACCCTATCAGATACCCGATTGCAGACAGAGAGAAGGACACACCGGATATTCAACCGCGGATGGGGACAGGACCCTGTTAGATACCCGATTGAAGACAAAGACAAGGACCTACCGGATATCCAACCACAGATAGGGACAGGACCCTGTTAGATACCCGGGAATAAAAGCTAACAACATCCTGCCAGATGCCTGATCATAGATCAGGCATAAACAGAATAATCAGGGAAtaacttgaaacaaaagcatgaTTAGAAAAGTGTGGTGACCTTTGTGAAGAGCGAGATCTGCCGAAAGTCTGAGCAATCAGTACTAGTCAGAAAACAGCCACTTTGCCATAAAAGGCCATAGGGCTGCTGCCCATGAGTGAAGGAGAGCCGAAGCCTGCTGGTAGGTCTAACCCGCATCATTTAGACACTGCCTATGTCCTGAGTTCCTCAGACATATATTAATCTCTTTTCcactaaagcagtgtttcccaatccagtcctcggggtgccacagacagtccagggagctgggaagcaACTGGaaggtagcaaaaatgtggactgtctggcagggagctcttagggaacaaaaacacagactggcagtgggtccccgaggaccagactgGGAGACACTGCTCTGAAGTATAATGTTTCCTTCAGAAATACTTCGTTAAATCCAGCTAAACCTCTGGTGGGTATGGTAGACTGAATCAGGTGACAAGGACAGGACCTAGGAGCATGGCATGAGCCAGAGTGACGGCACACGTCGGTGGAATAGAAAGAAGACAGTGATATTTTCAGGAGGGGCTGAAACTGGCAGCGTGGGCGGAGACAGAAGCTCCAgcttgtggggaggggggggttgctggatagacaccttttccagcTTACTAGAGGCACAAAAACCTCGACCGCACCAATTTACATGCATCCCTGGCTAGAGTGACAGGAGGAAGTGATCAGCAGATCAGAGCCTCTGCTGGTCCTGAGGAGCCCCACTTTGCTTGCAGTACCGGGTCctatctgtactgtatattactTATACGCCCTTCCAGACGCTTGTTGGCTTACCTTGAGTGAATGCTGCACGAATACATTCCCAGAAAGGCTGAATGTCACCTGGGTACCTTCactttgggggcgggggggcagggggaggttCCTGCCGCAGCCCATCCTGAGTCATCACTGCAGATATGCTTACTCACCCCTACTGAATGCTGGGCCGCCCCCATGGCCccatctaaccccccccccatcaaccaCCTCCCATGTGCTTCCTTATGGTCTTCTGCCGAACAAAAGTCAGGTCAATCCTGTGCCGCCCCCCCCAACAATACaatatacatgcaaaatatacagcgtGCCTCCCTCTGTTCGCGTTGACCTAACTGTTGTCTTTTCACTACACGGCAgcttattttcttatttttggtTGCATTTGATTACGTGAGACGTGTGCTTACTGCCTACCGGGTGATTAAATGAATAAGACCTCCCTGATACACAGAGCTTTTTCTTCATCTAAGCCACttaaaatatgttaaaaatGTATCTATTAAtacttaaatttattttatagacgCTTGGCCAGCTCTAACAGCACACTGGCTGAAAAATACCGATGTAGACAATGGCTGCTGTCTCTGGGGCTTGAGCAGCTGGTTGACAGAGATGTTTTGGACTCAGAGGTTGTGCAGCACATTTTCTGTGCCTGCAGCTGGATGAGTGGGTGCTCCTACATACATTGTTATTAATTCACTGCAGGCTCATTCTGCCCATTCTGTAGCACAGATACATTGTGACTCTCCCTCCATTGGTCTTTTACTCGTCCTCTTCTCTGCCTCTGGCTCCATCTGATCTTTAACAGGTTTTTTCTTTAGCTCCCTCTGTAAAAGTCATGTTGCTATTTTAACTCTGTCCCTTCCTGCTCACAGACGCCCCATAGGTCCAGAGGATTGGTTGGCTACCCTGTCAGTCTTTCAGCTGGAGAGCTGGGATTGGTTGATGCGGCACAGGCCCCACCCAGCCATGTTTGTGGCTATAAAAAGAGGGTGTCTGCTGTAACTGAAGCTTGCTGTGCCCCAAAGGGGAGGGTCAGGCCACCACTCTGCTCGTGACGGTAAAAGTGCGAGGAACAGCCATGACCACCGCCCACCGCCTCGTAATCGTGCGTCACGGTGAGAGCACCTGGAACCAGGAGAACTGCTTCTGCAGCTGGTTCGATGCCGATCTGAGTGAGAAGGGGCTGGAGGAGGCCCGGCGCGGGGGGCAGGCCATCCGGGACGCCGGCCTCAAGTTCGACATCTGCTACACGTCCGTGCTAAAGCGCGCCATCAAGACACTGTGGACCATTCTGGAGGGCACGGACCAGATGTGGCTGCCCGTGGTGCGCAGCTGGAGGCTGAACGAACGCCACTACGGTGGCCTAACAGGCCTCAACAAGGCGGAGACGGCGGCCAAGCATGgagaggagcaggtgaagatcTGGCACCGATCCTTTGACATCCCACCCCCTTCCATGGACCAGGAGCACCCCTATTACAAGACCATCAGTGAGGTAAGAGCGAGAGGCCGGCACAGCAGCCCATTATTTCTGGTTAAGGATTGGCTgtcgtccacccccccccccatccccaccacaCCACCGTAGTGCAAGGATTGGCTGAGGGGAACCAATGCATTTTGATCATTGTTCCTAGAGACTCGAAGAACCAAcaagaagaacttaactaaaggcatttggggggggggggtccatcttGGTGAGGCTTCAGTCTGGACAGTGTACCTATAGGGAGCCGTAATGCAATAACTCAAGTTCCCACGTTAAAGAGAGCAAGTCCTTTTCTCTGCTCAAAAATGATGTTGTCTGAATACTGATATGTTGCTTAGATATTAACAGGTAAGTACAGGTGATTAACACACAGCTGTCATCCGTACAACAGCGACCCACAAGACCATAACTCCAGAAACAAGTGTAAAATCGCCTCTTTCTGGATTCCAGGTTACGGGACTTAAAGTACATTTCAACCGAATGCTGCGTAACAGCCTGGGAGCCAGAGTGTCACTGGCATTCAGAACTAAACCAAACGTTTGTTAACTAACCGGGTGAGCAATAGCGGTTTGGGATATCAGCTCCAGACAACCAGAGTGAATCGGCTATAATTCTGTCCTACCCCCAGTCGAGGAGCTACAAGAGCCTGAAGGAGGGGGAACTGCCCAGCTGAGAGAGCCTCAAGGACACGATCGCACGAGTCCTGCCATTCTGGAACGAGCACATCGTGCCGGAGATCAAGGCTGGGAAGAATGCTCTCATCGCAGCGCATGGCAACAGTCTCCGTGGCATCGTCAAGCACCTGGAGAGTGGGTGACGCCGATGCCAAGGGCCGATTCGGGGGGAGCGCTTGggaaaggtcagaggtcacacgGCGTATGAGGGCGAGAGAAGAGCAGGGCCTGCAGCTGCATAGAGGCTGCCGTATCATTCCGGGGTTACGGCAACTCTATTAATAAGCACTGCCTACTGGTGTCATGGCGGGTGAGGTGCACGGACGGGGCGACGGGCAGAGAGGCAGGCGATCAGGCAAAAAcagggtaaacggggatttattgaagCAACGAGGACTAGGAAACATCgcacgccaactaacatcaatgacagacacggaaacaggggagaccaggacttaaatacattaaagCAGGGCAACATAATCAGACggggctggaaacaatcggggaagcacacgtgggtaatcagggggcgtggcacacatgaggagcggacgggtcaggcatcacagaacccccccccccaaaggcgcgccagggaggaggcgacgaatGGGAGACAGGAACCAAAACCTAGAAAACAAGAACCAAAAACCATCAACGagggaccgggaacaagacggAGACGCAGAACAAGGCAAGGGACAGGACGTAAGATAGGAGctgacacaggacagggaaAGCAGAGAGACAAACCAagaaaggggacacagagggaacaggaggaacaaaaggagcgggagtgacgggagggaacgacgggaaaccaggagcggagcggggcagaacaaaaggaccaggaaccGAGAAAGGGGGAGCAGAGAAAGGAGGGAAagaggcaggagagaagggagagaaggcgggggaacaaaggggagcccgagggagccccagtggGCGATGGGAGgcggccggaggggccgcagccagccgggaggccggagccggaggggaccccggaggggccgaggagaccggGCGAGGGACCAAggcaggggccgaggagggagcaggaggggccaccGGGGAAAGGGACAAGGAAGCAGGAAGGGAcctcggcgaaggcccggaggaggggagAGCTGCCGCAGGCAGCGCCGTCCAGGGACGGGCCGAAGGTAGAGGCCCCGtaggcgaccgaggagctgccatcggggggcccgcaggagcccgacgagacgccggacGAGGGACATAGGCAAGGGGACGAGGTGTTGGagggggaccagcaggcgacTGCCGACCCAGCGGGCAAGCACCCGCAGGCGCTGCGCGAGCcatagcgcaggcgagggagggaaaaccagggggccgggcgggagggacccccgcCCTTCGTCTATGCCCTCTCCCCCTACGGGACACAGATATAAGGCCCCTTGGTCAGGGTCGGGCACGTCGGGGTGAGGGACGAGGAGTCACGAAGAAgttccccgaggggtcccattcaagctcctccacctccggagagggaggagccaagatggagtcctctgggacatcctcggggactagggcagaagggactggagctgtaggcggagggggcgcctcgggagctgctgcaggcggagggggcgcctcgggagctgctgcaggcggagaaggcggctgcgcaggcagagaAGGCGGCTGGGCAGGCGACTGCgctggcggctgcacgggagcaggGTCCGCTgacggcggcggctgcacggaagCAGGGTCCGCTGACGGCGGCGGCTGCCCGGAAGCAGGGTCCGCTgacggcggcggctgcacgaaaGCAGGGTCCGCTGACGGCAGCGGCTGCCCGGAAGCAGGGTCTGCTGACTGCGGCGGCTGCCCTGGGGCGACATCCACGGGCAGtagcggagggagctcctccgcCCAGGCGATCGCAGCGGCCCGGCGAGTTCTCCGGACCGGGGAAGCTGCCCGGGGAGGCAGCTTAGCAGCGCCGGGGACCCTCGCAATGATCAGGAAACGCTCCCGATCACTTGCAGGGAGAGATGCAAGGACGAGGGTGCTCGCCCCCAGGGCGATCGTtggtctcttcctcctccttctctggcGCACGGCGGTGGCGGGAGGCAGCGCGACGTCCGTGAAGACGGACGGCGAGAGAAcaggctccgggtaagggtagaggaagggttcttcctcctcgtcctcgcTCGAGGGCCAGAACATGGACACGGGGCAGGTACCCCGATGGATCGTCCCCAGGGCTGGGGCCAGGACGGGtacctcctcctcgtcctccgACGAgatccaaagcctggagagcgagcaggctcccaggcggatcggctTTTCCGGgatcttcctccttctccgcttacttttcttcttttggtctgtcattctgtcacggctGGCGATAGCGGGTGAGGTGCACGGACGGGGTGACGGGCAGAGAGGCAGGCGATCAGGCAAAAACAGGGTAAACGGGTATTTATTGAAGCAACGAGGACTAGGAAACATCgcacgccaactaacatcaatgacagacatggaaacaggggagaccaggacttaaatacattaaagCAGGGCAACATAATCAGACggggctggaaacaatcggggaagcacacgtgggtaatcagggggcgtggcacacatgaggagcggacgggtcaGGCATCACAACTGGAGCCCGAGGGAGGCTTCAGGTTGCACAGGCGAccttgttacgatcctcagtctagggtagaggaccgtcagaaaggtaaagggaaaggagaggggaaaacaagACAACCAGgggatgggaaaagggaacacaggaaacaaagggatctttttttgtatttttttatgtttattcacacagactttcacaaacaatagggtaacagacttcgggagtgacacggccaaaacaataaacacagCGCTAACgaactaattctaaacgaaatgaAAAGATgagaaaacaaaaggacacAGACTaagcctaactccctaaccaaaacacagaataagccacacgtacgcaaaacaaaagtcactccctacgcacttaacagaaatgAACACACAGAACACAAAGCCGCAACACAGCAACCAAAGGGGCGAGGCAAAGAGagtagtcaggaggaaggcaagagaTCAAAATCAGTAAAcaatcaaaaccaaaggcaaggTACCGAAGGGGCAAAGCGAGAGTCAGAGATCAGGAAACCAGAAATCTGTCATACACAAGCAATCAACACACAAGCAATCCAATAACAAAACCAACAGTGAGCAGAGCTGCTGCTACTCTCCCGCCATGGCGTTTTAAGTCATAAATGCGGAAGTAGCGTTGAAGCTCGGGGCGTGACCaagtccgggaggcggagtcgaAGGGAGCTGGGCGACGATCAGGATCTGCAGAGCCACCCCTCCCCctgaaccttacggcacgtaacaaccTTCACACAAAGGTCACAGAGTCCAGCAGGCCGGGGCGGCCACCTAAAGGAAAAAGGCCACAGGTTCAGCCATTTGGTCTATGATCCGAAGGGAAAGCGCTTTGCAAATCCTCCACCCAtgtcagaactggaccatgtcGATCTCTAACTGGGTCAtccttgctcccccccccccccccccgcagacatGTCCGACGCCGCTATCATGGAGCTGAACCTCCCCACCGGTATCCCCATTGTCTACGAGTTGGACCAGGACATGAAGCCCGTTAAGCCCATGCAGTTCCTGGGCGACGAGGAGACTGTTCGCAAGGCCATGGAGGCTGTGGCAGCGCAGGGCAAAGTCAAAAAGTGAGTCACTTCAGGGCTGGAAGGAGCCGTTTAGTCCTGAGGCCCGACAGTCACTGGGAGCCCGGAGCAGGCAGCACAAGTTCAGCCAAGCCAGAGCCGTCCAAGAATAAAGCCTTTTTTTATGGATGTGCGTGACTTGCTCCTGTTGGTGCCGTCTATGTGCAATAGCTGAAGATGACCCAACAGCTGAGGTTACTGTGTCACAGCAGAGTGTCCTTTTGCAGGGACAGGCTATCAGGGCCTCAGGCTTCGCAAGCTGCTTTAGGGCACAGAAAAGGGGAAAGACGCTGTTTAAAGCCTTCGGCCACATCTGAGGAGGGAGATTGCCCTCTTCTGGCTGTACACGAGTATTAAGGTACATGTAAAAGTGAAAAAATATGACCATATATAATGTATACAGTACACAAAGGTAAATTAGAAAAAGTGGTAAGGTTTTATTATTAACTTCAACAcagaagaaacacacacacaaagaaacgGAGAGGGGCTCCGTCTCACTGAGCCATGCAGTTGTCGGCCTGGCTGGGGGACATCGGCCACCAATCTTTGCACTTGTCTTCTGTCGTGCTGCCAGGtcttgaaaaagtgacagtgctgtgaCCCCATGGTGACCCCAACCCGAGAAGGTGCACCCCCACGTACCCGTGCCCACACCAACTGCAGTGTCTGGAACCACAACCATTCAAACACTAGGGCCCGGGGAGGCCACGTCTGGCAGCCGGCTtcttcatgggggagggggcgtcAGTAGCAGCCAGCTGGCCCCTTTTGCAGGGGTGAGGGGAAGGCCGCTCGTGCCTCTTCAGATC contains these protein-coding regions:
- the LOC125745815 gene encoding phosphoglycerate mutase 2-like; translation: MTTAHRLVIVRHGESTWNQENCFCSWFDADLSEKGLEEARRGGQAIRDAGLKFDICYTSVLKRAIKTLWTILEGTDQMWLPVVRSWRLNERHYGGLTGLNKAETAAKHGEEQVKIWHRSFDIPPPSMDQEHPYYKTISESRSYKSLKEGELPS